A genomic segment from Oncorhynchus clarkii lewisi isolate Uvic-CL-2024 chromosome 14, UVic_Ocla_1.0, whole genome shotgun sequence encodes:
- the LOC139365959 gene encoding PDZ domain-containing protein 11 yields MDQKIPYDDYQLPVVFLPSYESPPAWIAPQERIHHPDYNNELTQFLPRAIVLKKPPGAQLGFNIRGGKASQLGIFISKVVPDSDAHRAGLQEGDQVLSVNEVDFQDIEHSRAVEILKTAREILMRLRFFPYNYQRQKERTVH; encoded by the exons ATGGACCAAAAGATCCCATATGATGACTACCAACTCCCTGTGGTCTTTTTACCTTCTTATGAGAGTCCCCCAGCGTGGATAGCCCCTCAGGAG CGGATCCACCATCCTGACTACAACAATGAGCTGACCCAGTTCCTGCCACGCGCCATTGTGTTGAAGAAACCTCCAGGTGCACAGCTAGGCTTCAACATCCGTGGGGGAAAGGCCTCCCAGCTGGGCATCTTCATCTccaag GTGGTCCCAGATTCGGACGCCCACAGGGCAGGGCTCCAGGAGGGAGATCAGGTGCTGTCTGTCAATGAGGTGGACTTCCAGGACATAGAGCACTCAAGG GCTGTAGAGATTCTGAAGACTGCCAGGGAGATTCTGATGAGGTTGCGCTTCTTTCCCTACA ACTaccagagacagaaggagaggactGTGCACTAG